A region from the Mycolicibacterium phlei genome encodes:
- a CDS encoding LacI family DNA-binding transcriptional regulator, whose translation MASIKDVAAAAGVSPTTVSHALNNRGRIAEETRLKVLEAATRLGYQANAHAQQLVTRRSRILAIQVPDLGDKPGPALPLSAYFLELINGAAAASDDAGYALVITPSGGKASILNSFSIDGAIVVDPQGDEAVFSTDAPVATVGIPPSSTRHTLAVDNDHAGAARIVMEHFAALGFQRPALVADNSRRSYVDDVLSGYRSWVTERGLEETVVTMRSVDKDAADGVIVKLLQAKVDAVYASSDDLALALLDAASRAGLAIPRDLAVASAVDSRSLTLTSPQISATNLFPFQTGATAARLLIECLEDGVKADGTRMIETEFVARGSTVGGPALRAQRT comes from the coding sequence GTGGCGAGCATCAAGGACGTGGCCGCGGCGGCGGGGGTGTCGCCGACGACGGTCTCGCACGCCCTGAACAACCGCGGTCGCATCGCCGAGGAGACCCGTCTCAAGGTCCTCGAAGCGGCGACCCGCCTCGGGTACCAGGCCAACGCTCACGCCCAGCAGCTTGTCACCAGGCGGAGCCGTATTCTCGCGATCCAGGTGCCCGATCTTGGTGACAAGCCTGGCCCCGCGCTTCCGTTGTCGGCGTATTTTCTCGAGCTCATCAATGGTGCCGCAGCTGCGTCCGATGACGCCGGATACGCCCTGGTGATCACCCCGTCCGGCGGTAAAGCCAGCATTCTCAACAGCTTCTCCATCGACGGTGCGATCGTTGTGGACCCACAGGGCGACGAAGCCGTTTTCAGCACCGACGCACCCGTCGCGACCGTCGGGATACCGCCCAGCTCCACCCGTCACACGCTTGCCGTCGACAACGACCACGCCGGTGCCGCGCGGATCGTGATGGAACATTTCGCCGCGCTCGGATTTCAGCGTCCCGCTCTGGTCGCCGATAACTCGCGGCGTTCGTACGTTGATGACGTGCTGTCCGGATACCGCTCGTGGGTCACCGAACGGGGGCTCGAGGAGACGGTGGTGACGATGCGCTCGGTGGACAAGGACGCCGCTGACGGCGTTATCGTAAAACTGTTGCAGGCCAAGGTCGATGCCGTATACGCCAGTTCCGATGATCTGGCACTCGCTCTCCTCGATGCCGCCTCCCGTGCTGGGTTGGCGATTCCCCGGGATCTGGCGGTCGCCTCGGCGGTCGACAGCAGATCGCTCACCCTGACCTCGCCACAGATCTCGGCGACTAACCTGTTCCCGTTCCAGACCGGCGCGACCGCGGCGCGTCTGCTGATCGAGTGCCTCGAGGACGGCGTCAAGGCCGACGGAACGCGGATGATCGAGACCGAATTCGTTGCGCGTGGTTCGACCGTCGGCGGGCCGGCGCTGAGGGCACAGCGGACCTGA
- a CDS encoding glutamine synthetase family protein: MDTLRALDPAHSQTVKELEAAGVRYVTASWVDILGRNRAKSHPVEYLPQLMAGFARYTPRGINGIGAMDPVEEEVTALPDLDTLTVLPWDKRFAWMAADMWSDRGEPFSLCPRSILKRQIAKAAEQGYQATLGIEPEFYVYRPENLSAEGFGELTATGAVEPSPAYDVETLYDVSAFLDDAVTTMKEIGLNAFAMGAEGGVNQFEIDFFYKDLLEMADRVTLFRLMMHQVAKKHGLAVSFMPKPFANLWGSGAHFNIGLYEHGKPEESVLRIGGSSVCGEDEWSKESKYFVGGLLKHARALTAITNPLVNSYKRLTPRLVDGSVSWAPIKIAYGPNNRSCMIRLPENRPAIEVRNPDASANVYLAGAFLLAAGLDGIANEIDPGPAMTELASERDEIPRLPRTLLEAIEAFEEDELTYDVFGEDFIKDYTNTKRDEWERDHLPVSDRERTDNLVYF; this comes from the coding sequence ATGGATACGCTCAGAGCGCTCGATCCCGCACACTCGCAGACGGTCAAGGAACTGGAGGCCGCCGGAGTCCGCTACGTCACCGCGTCCTGGGTGGACATCCTCGGCAGGAACCGGGCGAAGAGCCACCCCGTCGAGTATCTCCCCCAGTTGATGGCGGGGTTCGCGCGATACACCCCACGTGGCATCAACGGCATCGGCGCGATGGACCCAGTCGAGGAGGAGGTCACCGCGCTGCCCGACCTCGACACGCTTACCGTCCTACCGTGGGACAAGCGCTTCGCCTGGATGGCGGCCGACATGTGGTCCGACCGCGGCGAGCCGTTCTCCCTGTGCCCCAGGTCGATTCTGAAACGGCAGATCGCGAAGGCCGCCGAACAGGGCTATCAGGCCACCCTGGGCATCGAGCCCGAGTTCTACGTCTACCGGCCGGAGAACCTGTCAGCCGAGGGCTTCGGAGAGCTCACCGCCACCGGAGCGGTCGAACCGAGCCCCGCCTATGACGTCGAGACGCTGTATGACGTCTCAGCCTTCCTCGACGACGCCGTCACGACGATGAAGGAGATCGGCCTCAACGCCTTCGCGATGGGGGCCGAGGGCGGGGTCAACCAGTTCGAGATCGACTTCTTTTACAAGGATCTACTCGAAATGGCCGACCGCGTAACGCTGTTCCGGCTGATGATGCACCAGGTCGCCAAGAAGCACGGTCTGGCCGTCAGCTTCATGCCGAAACCGTTCGCGAACCTGTGGGGCTCGGGTGCGCACTTCAATATCGGTCTCTATGAGCACGGCAAGCCGGAGGAGAGCGTCCTGCGCATCGGCGGCTCCAGCGTCTGCGGTGAGGACGAGTGGTCGAAGGAGTCGAAGTACTTCGTCGGCGGCCTGCTCAAGCATGCCCGTGCCCTGACTGCGATCACCAACCCGCTGGTCAACTCCTACAAGCGTCTTACCCCCCGACTGGTGGACGGCTCGGTGTCGTGGGCGCCGATCAAGATCGCCTACGGGCCGAACAATCGCTCCTGCATGATTCGGCTTCCGGAGAACCGGCCAGCCATCGAGGTGCGCAACCCCGACGCATCGGCGAACGTGTATCTCGCAGGCGCCTTCCTGCTCGCGGCGGGCCTGGACGGGATCGCCAACGAGATCGATCCCGGACCGGCAATGACCGAACTCGCCTCCGAGCGTGACGAGATTCCGCGCCTGCCACGCACGTTGCTGGAGGCGATCGAGGCCTTCGAGGAGGACGAGCTGACCTACGACGTGTTCGGCGAGGACTTCATCAAGGACTACACCAACACCAAACGTGACGAGTGGGAGAGGGATCACCTACCCGTCAGCGACCGCGAGCGGACCGACAACCTGGTGTACTTCTAA
- a CDS encoding zinc-binding alcohol dehydrogenase family protein — MELMTAVGSFAGHPIDDDRALEDVKVEVPQLRPHDVLVRVHAVSVNPVDIKRRAALPASETPVILGHDAAGVVEAVGSQVTSLRVGDEVWYAGDVTRQGSNAELQAVDERIVSRKPASLSFADAAALPLTTITAWETLFDRFGLTKDSTGDLLVLGAAGGVGSVMIQLAKALTGVRVIATASRDESREFAERMGADVVIDHRRLRDEALRVAPGGVDYLFTPFTAGNIDTFADIVRPFGHITAIDEPPGLDLLPLKPKSIAWHWELMFTRSMYETPDMIEQQRLLAETARLVDDGTLRTTVTKTIADFSAAGLREAHRDVESGRMIGKVVVTR, encoded by the coding sequence ATGGAACTGATGACTGCTGTGGGCTCCTTCGCGGGCCACCCCATCGACGATGACAGGGCACTCGAAGACGTCAAGGTCGAGGTGCCGCAGCTTCGGCCACACGACGTGCTGGTGCGCGTTCACGCCGTCTCGGTGAACCCGGTCGACATCAAGCGACGGGCGGCGCTGCCCGCGTCAGAGACACCGGTCATCCTCGGCCACGACGCCGCGGGCGTTGTGGAAGCCGTTGGCTCGCAGGTGACTTCGCTGCGTGTCGGCGACGAGGTCTGGTACGCCGGCGATGTCACCCGCCAGGGCAGCAACGCCGAGCTGCAGGCCGTCGACGAACGCATCGTCTCCCGTAAACCGGCGTCGCTGTCGTTCGCGGACGCCGCGGCGCTGCCGCTGACCACGATCACCGCGTGGGAGACCCTGTTCGACCGGTTCGGCCTGACGAAGGACTCGACCGGGGATCTGCTCGTGCTCGGCGCCGCCGGTGGCGTCGGCTCGGTGATGATCCAGCTGGCCAAGGCGCTGACCGGGGTCCGGGTCATCGCGACCGCCAGCCGCGACGAGTCCCGCGAATTCGCCGAGCGGATGGGCGCCGACGTGGTGATCGACCACCGCCGGCTGCGCGACGAGGCGCTGCGGGTGGCCCCGGGCGGCGTCGACTACCTGTTCACACCGTTCACGGCGGGCAACATCGACACCTTCGCCGACATCGTGCGGCCGTTCGGCCACATCACCGCCATCGACGAGCCGCCGGGCCTGGACCTGCTGCCGCTCAAGCCCAAGAGCATCGCCTGGCACTGGGAGCTGATGTTCACCCGCTCGATGTACGAGACGCCCGACATGATCGAGCAGCAGCGGCTACTCGCCGAGACCGCTCGACTGGTCGACGACGGCACCCTGCGCACCACGGTCACCAAGACCATCGCCGACTTCTCCGCAGCCGGGCTGCGCGAGGCTCACCGCGACGTCGAGTCCGGCCGGATGATCGGCAAGGTCGTCGTCACCCGCTGA
- a CDS encoding purine-cytosine permease family protein, whose product MAYTGQSCRWITRPLNLVNRRKRTMDQLAHDKPAEPAPKVDAVGKVESYGIEYIPDEDRHSRPRNLLWILFGGSMTFGIIVIGWVPVSLGLGWWASASAIVVGSAIGATLMAPMGLLGLRSGSNNPVASGAHFGALGRMIGSALGITADIVFAALCIWAAGEVLARSVVRIFGIESQTVTVALLIIAYTLVAIVMTIIAVMGHANMVSFTKWMVPTAGTMMIAYCFIAAPNFDPNYAGGDYALGSFWPTWFLGMLACAGTINSYGPYVGDWTRHISTKKYKPRDSVIAAWIGGFFGMGGAFMFGAYTAVTFKDPINAYATEFANNVPFWFLFFALYLAFIPGTAQAVINIYNMGLDFSSIVPGLTRVRATVYLSIVATALVFIGAFYQQLSAILSSYLAILIVLGAPWSIINLIGYFNNRGFYDPDSLQVYNRGQMGGRYWSSLGINHRAVIAWLAGVSVGMLFVNTGWYVGPGTHLFNGADVGFVVSTVISATVYIAFLKWNPEPAYVFGPRGARIASAPPERYGDFMPIQPMDMSKARWRIG is encoded by the coding sequence GTGGCGTACACCGGGCAGTCCTGCCGGTGGATTACTAGACCCTTAAACCTGGTGAACCGAAGGAAACGCACCATGGATCAACTCGCACACGACAAACCTGCCGAACCGGCGCCGAAGGTCGACGCCGTCGGCAAGGTCGAAAGCTACGGCATCGAATACATCCCCGACGAGGACCGGCATTCCCGACCACGCAACCTGCTGTGGATCCTGTTCGGCGGCAGCATGACCTTCGGGATCATCGTTATCGGTTGGGTGCCCGTCTCGCTGGGCCTGGGATGGTGGGCATCGGCCAGTGCGATCGTGGTCGGCTCGGCGATCGGTGCGACGCTGATGGCGCCGATGGGCCTGCTCGGGTTGCGAAGCGGCAGCAACAACCCGGTGGCCAGTGGCGCGCATTTCGGTGCGCTCGGGCGGATGATCGGTTCGGCACTGGGCATCACCGCCGATATCGTCTTCGCCGCCCTGTGTATCTGGGCCGCCGGTGAGGTCCTCGCGCGCAGCGTGGTGCGGATCTTCGGCATTGAGAGCCAGACAGTCACGGTGGCGCTCCTGATCATCGCCTATACCCTGGTCGCGATCGTCATGACGATCATCGCCGTCATGGGGCATGCCAACATGGTGTCTTTCACCAAGTGGATGGTGCCGACGGCGGGCACGATGATGATCGCGTACTGCTTCATCGCCGCACCGAACTTCGACCCCAACTACGCCGGCGGGGACTACGCCCTCGGAAGCTTCTGGCCGACATGGTTCCTCGGCATGCTGGCCTGCGCGGGCACGATCAACTCCTACGGCCCGTACGTCGGTGACTGGACCCGGCACATCTCCACTAAGAAGTACAAGCCCCGCGACTCGGTCATCGCGGCCTGGATCGGCGGCTTCTTCGGAATGGGTGGCGCCTTTATGTTCGGCGCGTACACGGCGGTGACGTTCAAGGACCCGATCAACGCCTATGCCACCGAGTTCGCGAATAATGTGCCCTTCTGGTTCCTGTTCTTCGCGCTCTACCTCGCGTTCATTCCCGGCACCGCACAGGCTGTCATCAACATCTACAACATGGGGCTGGACTTCTCGTCGATCGTGCCCGGCCTGACACGGGTGCGAGCCACCGTCTACCTGTCGATCGTCGCGACCGCGCTCGTGTTCATCGGCGCCTTCTATCAGCAACTCTCGGCGATCCTCAGCTCGTATCTGGCGATCCTGATTGTCCTGGGCGCCCCCTGGAGCATCATCAACCTGATCGGGTACTTCAACAACCGAGGGTTCTACGATCCCGACTCGCTACAGGTGTACAACCGCGGCCAGATGGGCGGCCGGTACTGGTCGTCGCTCGGCATCAACCACCGCGCCGTCATCGCCTGGCTGGCCGGCGTCAGCGTCGGCATGCTCTTCGTCAACACCGGCTGGTACGTCGGACCTGGTACGCATCTGTTCAACGGCGCCGACGTCGGCTTCGTAGTCAGCACCGTCATCTCGGCCACCGTGTACATCGCCTTCCTGAAGTGGAATCCGGAACCCGCATACGTCTTCGGTCCACGCGGTGCGCGCATCGCCAGCGCACCGCCGGAACGCTACGGCGACTTCATGCCGATCCAGCCGATGGACATGAGCAAGGCCCGGTGGCGAATCGGCTGA
- a CDS encoding acyl-CoA dehydrogenase family protein, which produces MSNDADAERVAALAREVVAKHDPKVVPIPEFLGACYDAGLSWVHFPEGLGGLGVSRGLQAVADRILQGAGGPVPLGLNPMGYGMAAPTIREHAQTEEVKRQWLRPLATTEHIWCQLFSEPGAGSDLAGLATSAVRDGDDWVINGQKVWTSLAHKARWGLLLARTNPDVPKHKGLTYFVIDMHGPGVETRPLRQMTGQAEFNEVYFTDARVPDKHRLGEVGNGWAVAMTTLMNERTALGGSGSRRGAGTIADATALWASRPQRRTPVLRDRLTQLWLRSEAQRLTAERSRASAGVGGPGPEGSIGKLVGAELNQEIYQWCMDFLGPEGLLYHGYEEGRGVGEKDWQGPIQQRYLRSRANTIEGGTSEVMRNILGERILGLPGDLRADAGIPWKEVPRG; this is translated from the coding sequence ATGAGCAACGACGCTGATGCCGAACGGGTAGCTGCGCTGGCCCGCGAGGTCGTCGCCAAGCACGACCCGAAGGTGGTGCCCATCCCGGAGTTCCTCGGCGCCTGCTACGACGCCGGCCTGTCCTGGGTGCACTTCCCGGAGGGGCTGGGCGGGCTCGGGGTGTCGCGCGGCCTGCAGGCCGTCGCCGACCGGATCCTGCAGGGCGCCGGCGGGCCGGTGCCGCTCGGGCTCAACCCGATGGGTTACGGCATGGCGGCACCGACCATCCGCGAGCACGCCCAGACCGAGGAGGTCAAGCGGCAGTGGCTGCGGCCGCTGGCCACCACCGAGCACATCTGGTGCCAGCTGTTCTCCGAGCCCGGTGCCGGATCGGACCTGGCGGGGCTGGCCACCAGCGCGGTGCGCGACGGCGACGACTGGGTGATCAACGGGCAGAAGGTGTGGACCAGCCTGGCGCACAAGGCGCGCTGGGGTCTGCTGCTGGCCCGCACCAATCCTGATGTGCCCAAACACAAGGGCCTGACCTACTTTGTCATCGACATGCACGGGCCCGGGGTGGAGACCAGGCCGCTGCGCCAGATGACGGGCCAGGCCGAGTTCAACGAGGTGTACTTCACCGACGCCCGCGTCCCGGACAAACACCGGCTCGGCGAGGTCGGCAACGGCTGGGCCGTCGCGATGACCACGTTGATGAACGAGCGCACCGCGCTCGGCGGCAGCGGCAGCCGGCGCGGTGCGGGCACGATCGCCGACGCCACCGCGCTGTGGGCGTCGCGCCCGCAGCGGCGCACCCCCGTGCTGCGCGACCGGCTCACCCAGCTGTGGCTGCGCTCGGAGGCGCAGCGTCTGACCGCCGAGCGGTCGCGGGCGTCGGCTGGTGTCGGCGGCCCGGGTCCCGAGGGCTCGATCGGCAAGCTGGTCGGCGCCGAGCTCAATCAGGAGATCTACCAGTGGTGCATGGACTTCCTCGGCCCCGAAGGGCTGCTGTACCACGGGTATGAGGAGGGTCGGGGCGTCGGCGAGAAGGACTGGCAGGGTCCCATCCAGCAGCGTTATCTGCGCAGCCGCGCCAACACCATCGAGGGCGGTACCTCCGAGGTGATGCGCAACATCCTCGGCGAGCGGATCCTCGGCCTGCCCGGCGATCTGAGAGCTGACGCAGGCATTCCCTGGAAGGAGGTGCCCCGTGGCTGA
- a CDS encoding DUF1116 domain-containing protein — protein sequence MEVWAGTRIAYAKTFLQRKVTMRTGAEARDRANRAAIDALLAVDPVLTGVESAATAMGLPATTILTSGPTMPFACYTGGQRAAVIGGALYEGLAPDEQSAVAAFERGDIVVRGCQEFGCVGSLAGVTTASMPVVVVTDAATGDRAFCTLYEGDSADRLNYGTYTEATRRNLEDLRLRVAPALDALVKAQSEPLRLKPIMSRALTMGDELHSRNAAATLLFLRRLLVGAKELGPDLTAALESLCDDYFFLRLSMAAAKVMANAMRGYEGSSVVTAMAFSCSQFGIQTSGTGDTWFTGPLPVFEDYRIDEGFDSDDIEFMGGESIITEVIGLGGLSQAAALPLLRSSGRDVARMIARTEAMYRITVVESPDFLIPVLNYRGAPLGIDVAKIVRDGGPTPFLDIGIAGRSRRQIGGGVARAPLEPFKKAWDALNA from the coding sequence GTGGAAGTCTGGGCGGGGACGCGAATTGCATATGCCAAAACGTTTTTGCAGAGGAAGGTGACGATGCGTACCGGTGCCGAAGCCCGTGACCGCGCCAACCGTGCCGCGATCGACGCGCTCCTCGCCGTTGACCCGGTACTCACCGGGGTCGAGAGCGCGGCGACCGCGATGGGACTGCCCGCGACGACGATCCTGACGTCCGGGCCCACGATGCCGTTTGCGTGCTACACCGGCGGTCAGCGCGCGGCCGTCATAGGTGGAGCACTGTACGAGGGCCTCGCACCCGACGAGCAGTCCGCGGTCGCAGCATTCGAGCGAGGCGATATCGTCGTCCGCGGATGCCAGGAGTTCGGCTGTGTCGGATCGCTGGCCGGGGTGACGACAGCGTCGATGCCGGTCGTCGTGGTCACCGACGCCGCCACGGGCGACCGCGCGTTCTGCACGCTGTACGAAGGTGACAGCGCCGATCGGCTGAACTACGGCACCTACACCGAGGCCACCCGACGCAATCTCGAGGACCTTCGGCTGCGCGTGGCTCCGGCACTGGACGCTCTGGTCAAGGCACAGTCGGAGCCGTTGCGGCTCAAGCCGATCATGTCGCGAGCACTCACGATGGGTGATGAACTGCACAGCCGCAATGCCGCCGCGACGCTGTTGTTCCTGCGCCGATTGCTCGTCGGCGCCAAGGAACTTGGCCCCGATCTGACCGCGGCGCTCGAATCGCTGTGCGACGACTACTTCTTCCTCCGGCTGTCTATGGCCGCGGCCAAGGTCATGGCCAATGCCATGCGCGGCTACGAGGGTTCGAGCGTGGTGACCGCGATGGCCTTCTCCTGCAGCCAGTTCGGCATCCAAACATCCGGCACCGGCGACACATGGTTCACCGGGCCACTGCCCGTCTTCGAGGACTACCGGATCGATGAAGGCTTCGACAGCGACGACATCGAGTTCATGGGCGGTGAGAGCATCATCACCGAAGTCATCGGACTCGGCGGGCTGTCCCAAGCCGCGGCCCTTCCGTTGCTGCGGTCCAGCGGACGCGATGTCGCGCGCATGATCGCCCGTACCGAGGCGATGTACCGGATCACGGTAGTGGAAAGTCCGGACTTCCTGATCCCCGTACTGAACTACCGGGGCGCGCCGCTCGGCATTGATGTGGCCAAGATCGTCCGTGACGGCGGTCCGACACCGTTCCTCGACATCGGGATCGCCGGACGGTCCCGCCGCCAGATCGGCGGCGGTGTCGCGCGGGCCCCGTTGGAACCCTTCAAGAAGGCCTGGGATGCCCTGAACGCCTGA
- a CDS encoding acyl-CoA dehydrogenase family protein, which yields MAEKLADQPDNLAEPVGREFRFTDEQNQLRETVRKFSAEHFSEENVRRLMQSDPPFDPAVWGRLGAELGVLGLSVPEADGGVGGTLVDQAVAIEELGARLACGPLFGTVYLAIPALVAASAGTARDELLGDLVEGRHTAAVVVPDRAGVFDADAVTITASGDTLSGTATQVVDGGIADVLLVAARGGDGVGFYAVDAAGAGVQRTPLATLDLTRSEANVAFTEAPARLIAGPQESARVLEHALQVGAALLAVEQVGAAQHLLDLSVEYAKSRLQFGRPIGSFQAVKHRLANLLVDVEHARSTAYHAVWALSDGSDDPALATSIAQAVCSAALTHVAADTIQVHGGIGFTWEHRAHLYFKRAATDAALLGSPEQHRDRIAAMVLDDAVAEREPRVADGLPA from the coding sequence CTGGCTGAGAAGCTTGCGGATCAGCCCGACAATCTGGCTGAGCCTGTGGGCCGTGAGTTCCGGTTTACCGACGAGCAGAACCAATTACGGGAGACGGTACGGAAATTCAGCGCCGAGCACTTCTCGGAGGAGAACGTGCGCCGGCTGATGCAGTCCGACCCGCCGTTCGATCCGGCCGTGTGGGGCCGGTTGGGCGCGGAGCTCGGGGTGCTCGGCTTGTCGGTGCCCGAGGCCGACGGCGGAGTCGGCGGTACGCTGGTCGACCAGGCCGTGGCGATCGAGGAGCTCGGCGCCCGGCTGGCCTGCGGACCGCTGTTCGGCACCGTGTATCTGGCGATTCCGGCGCTGGTCGCCGCGTCGGCCGGGACCGCCCGTGACGAACTGCTCGGCGACCTGGTCGAGGGCCGTCACACCGCCGCGGTCGTCGTTCCGGACCGGGCCGGGGTGTTCGACGCCGACGCGGTCACCATCACCGCATCGGGAGATACCCTGTCGGGCACCGCAACCCAGGTGGTCGACGGTGGTATCGCCGACGTCCTGCTGGTCGCCGCCCGCGGTGGTGACGGGGTCGGGTTCTACGCCGTCGACGCGGCCGGGGCCGGTGTGCAGCGCACGCCGCTGGCCACACTGGACCTCACCCGGTCGGAGGCCAACGTCGCGTTCACTGAGGCGCCCGCGCGGCTGATCGCCGGGCCGCAGGAGAGCGCGCGGGTGCTCGAACACGCCCTGCAGGTGGGTGCGGCGCTGCTGGCCGTCGAACAGGTCGGCGCCGCACAGCATCTGCTCGACCTGTCGGTGGAGTACGCCAAGTCGCGGCTGCAGTTCGGCCGGCCGATCGGCTCCTTCCAGGCGGTCAAGCACCGGCTGGCCAACCTGCTCGTCGATGTCGAGCACGCGAGATCGACGGCGTATCACGCGGTTTGGGCACTCAGCGACGGCTCCGACGATCCGGCGCTGGCGACCAGCATCGCGCAGGCGGTGTGCTCGGCGGCGCTGACGCATGTCGCGGCGGACACCATCCAGGTGCACGGCGGCATCGGGTTCACCTGGGAGCACCGGGCGCACCTGTACTTCAAGCGCGCCGCTACCGACGCCGCTCTGCTGGGCAGCCCTGAGCAGCACCGGGACCGGATCGCGGCCATGGTGCTCGACGACGCGGTCGCCGAGCGGGAACCCAGGGTCGCGGACGGTCTGCCCGCCTGA
- the glsA gene encoding glutaminase A — protein MTVTAENWLAELVDEVRPCLDEGAVSGYLPELRAARIDDLAIAIDYGADGIATAGQCDLTFSVQSVVKVFTLLLALHHRGEEYVFERVGCEQGIGSYNSLETFIRGSGVPVNPFVNAGALVIADMLPGDDPDERARGVVEFMRALTGNPTIAVNSAVARSELRLADRNRALGYFLRSHRMISTDVEDLLWAYCQMCAIEVDVVDLARAARVLAQTTDTTVGEYALRVEHLRRVRRLMLFAGMYEESGRYACDVGIPAKCGVSGATLGVVSRRMGVGVYGPSLDRFGNSIGGLRVLRHLADSLNLD, from the coding sequence ATGACCGTGACTGCCGAGAACTGGCTGGCGGAGCTGGTCGACGAGGTCAGGCCGTGCCTGGACGAGGGTGCGGTCTCCGGTTACCTCCCCGAACTGCGGGCCGCCCGTATCGACGATCTGGCCATCGCCATCGACTACGGTGCCGATGGCATCGCGACTGCCGGACAATGTGATTTGACCTTCAGCGTGCAGAGCGTCGTGAAGGTGTTCACCCTCCTGCTCGCCCTGCACCACCGCGGCGAGGAGTACGTGTTCGAGCGCGTCGGGTGCGAGCAGGGGATCGGCTCCTACAACTCGCTGGAGACGTTCATCCGGGGCTCGGGGGTGCCGGTCAATCCGTTCGTGAATGCGGGCGCACTCGTCATCGCGGACATGCTGCCGGGAGACGACCCGGACGAACGCGCCCGCGGCGTCGTCGAGTTCATGCGTGCGCTGACGGGGAATCCCACGATCGCGGTGAACTCCGCCGTCGCGCGCTCGGAACTGCGGCTGGCGGACCGCAACCGGGCGCTGGGCTACTTCCTGCGCAGTCACCGGATGATCAGCACCGACGTCGAGGACCTGTTGTGGGCCTACTGCCAGATGTGCGCGATCGAGGTGGACGTCGTCGACCTGGCCCGCGCGGCGCGGGTGCTGGCGCAGACCACGGACACCACGGTCGGTGAATACGCGCTGCGGGTCGAGCACCTGCGCCGGGTGCGGCGGCTGATGCTGTTCGCCGGAATGTATGAGGAGTCCGGCCGTTACGCGTGCGACGTCGGGATCCCGGCCAAGTGCGGGGTCTCCGGGGCGACCCTGGGAGTCGTCAGCCGGCGCATGGGGGTCGGCGTGTACGGCCCGTCACTGGACCGGTTCGGCAACAGCATCGGCGGTCTGCGGGTGCTGCGGCATCTGGCGGACAGCCTGAACCTCGACTGA